A genomic segment from Halomonas sp. GD1P12 encodes:
- a CDS encoding CoA transferase subunit A: MAEFLSLHDAVARFVEDGATVAMEGFTHLIPFAAGHEVIRQQKRDLTLIRMTPDIIYDQLIGAGCAKKVIFSWGGNPGVGSLHRLRDAVEKGWPHKVEILEHSHAAMACAFEAGAAGLPLAVFRGYIGSELPSVNDQIKFIECPFTGERLAAVPSVRPDVSIIHAQRADRQGNVLVEGIVGVQKEAVLAAKHSIVTVEEIVDDLDTHPNACVIPGWAISAIAVAEKGALPSYTHGYYGRSNRFYKEWDAIARDRDTFTQWIKENVHQTGENA, from the coding sequence ATGGCCGAATTTCTCAGCCTGCATGACGCGGTAGCGCGCTTCGTCGAAGACGGCGCTACCGTCGCCATGGAAGGCTTTACCCATCTCATTCCGTTCGCGGCGGGCCACGAAGTCATTCGTCAGCAAAAGCGCGACCTCACCCTGATTCGCATGACGCCGGACATCATCTATGACCAGCTGATCGGCGCCGGCTGTGCAAAAAAGGTGATCTTCTCCTGGGGCGGTAACCCGGGCGTGGGCTCGCTGCACCGACTGCGCGATGCGGTCGAGAAGGGCTGGCCGCACAAGGTCGAGATTCTCGAGCATAGCCACGCCGCCATGGCCTGCGCGTTCGAAGCCGGCGCGGCGGGCCTGCCGCTGGCGGTTTTTCGCGGCTATATCGGCAGCGAGTTGCCCAGCGTCAACGATCAGATCAAGTTCATCGAGTGCCCGTTCACCGGCGAGCGGCTGGCGGCGGTACCGTCGGTACGCCCGGATGTGTCGATCATTCACGCCCAGCGCGCGGACCGCCAGGGCAACGTGCTGGTCGAGGGCATCGTCGGCGTGCAGAAGGAAGCCGTGCTGGCGGCCAAACACAGCATCGTCACGGTCGAGGAGATCGTCGATGACCTCGATACCCACCCTAACGCCTGCGTGATTCCCGGCTGGGCGATCAGCGCCATTGCGGTCGCCGAGAAGGGGGCGCTGCCTTCCTATACCCACGGCTATTACGGGCGCAGCAACCGCTTCTACAAGGAGTGGGACGCTATCGCCCGTGACCGCGACACTTTCACCCAGTGGATCAAGGAAAACGTGCATCAAACAGGAGAAAACGCCTGA
- a CDS encoding TetR/AcrR family transcriptional regulator, translated as MARSATNSVSAKPQRQRKNDPASVRADIMAVATREFSEKGFSGARIDEIADKTRASKRMIYYYFTDKETLYLHTLEAAYQKVRLQEAELDLDHLPPLEALSRLVRFTFNHHTRNPDFIRLVMIENIHHGRFLAQSDLIQSLNAGVIDVLSRVYGRGVEAGCFRAGLDPRELHWLISALSFFNVSNQYTFSKIFDWQQDSPENQKKLEDHVNDMVLRYVRPGDE; from the coding sequence ATGGCACGTTCTGCAACCAACTCCGTATCTGCCAAGCCTCAGCGGCAGCGAAAAAACGATCCCGCATCGGTGCGCGCCGATATCATGGCGGTGGCGACACGTGAGTTTTCTGAAAAGGGGTTTTCCGGTGCACGCATCGACGAAATCGCCGACAAGACCCGTGCCTCCAAGCGAATGATCTATTACTACTTCACAGATAAGGAAACGCTTTATCTACACACCCTGGAAGCGGCCTATCAAAAAGTTCGTCTTCAGGAGGCCGAACTCGACCTTGACCATTTACCCCCACTCGAGGCGCTAAGCCGGTTGGTACGATTCACCTTCAATCACCATACGAGAAATCCTGATTTCATTCGTCTGGTCATGATCGAGAACATTCATCACGGCCGGTTTCTGGCTCAGTCCGACCTCATTCAATCGCTTAACGCAGGAGTGATTGATGTGCTTTCGCGCGTCTATGGTCGTGGCGTGGAGGCGGGGTGTTTTCGTGCCGGTCTGGACCCGCGCGAGCTGCATTGGCTGATTAGCGCGCTGTCCTTTTTCAATGTTTCCAACCAATACACGTTTTCGAAAATTTTTGATTGGCAGCAGGATTCGCCGGAAAACCAGAAGAAGCTCGAAGACCACGTCAACGACATGGTGTTGCGCTATGTGCGCCCGGGCGATGAGTAG
- a CDS encoding TRAP transporter large permease yields MIFVLLLALVLIGVPFAFAILGTLTVLMSTGDLPYHIRIVSQQFFGGMESFPLLAIPLFILAGELMNEAGITHRIINLASAIVGRLKAGLAHVNIWASVIFAGLSGSAIADTSALGRVFIPSMEKEGYPRDFAAALTAASSVIGPIIPPSIPVIIYALTVSGVSVPGLFLAGIVPGFLLALGLSIYVYFFAGDLGASKTQQQSRRHALLHGLLPALMPVFVVGAILAGIVTPTEAAAFAVVYALILGVVLYRNIKLTHLPAIFARAMRDSAVIMVIMGAVAAANWVLTFERVPNMLTEWALMSIDTQWTFLLAVIALLLVVGLFLEGIAAILVLVPILHPIAMALGIDPLHFGIVVIFNLMMGLITPPMGLCLFVADSVSGVGMGAIIRRILPMLLVQFLILLLITFVPTLVTFLPRLFGY; encoded by the coding sequence ATGATTTTCGTTCTGCTGTTGGCGCTGGTGCTGATCGGTGTACCGTTCGCCTTCGCCATTCTGGGCACGCTAACGGTACTGATGAGCACCGGCGATCTGCCCTATCACATTCGTATCGTGTCGCAGCAGTTCTTCGGCGGCATGGAGTCCTTTCCGCTGCTGGCGATTCCGCTGTTCATCCTGGCCGGTGAGTTGATGAACGAGGCGGGCATCACCCACCGCATCATCAACCTGGCCAGTGCTATCGTCGGCCGGCTCAAGGCCGGGCTTGCCCACGTCAATATCTGGGCCTCGGTGATCTTTGCCGGGCTCTCCGGCTCGGCGATCGCCGATACCTCCGCGCTCGGGCGGGTCTTCATTCCATCGATGGAGAAAGAGGGTTACCCGCGGGATTTTGCCGCCGCGCTCACCGCGGCCTCCTCGGTGATCGGCCCGATCATTCCACCGAGCATTCCGGTCATCATCTACGCGCTGACGGTCTCCGGCGTCTCGGTACCCGGACTCTTTCTGGCCGGCATCGTGCCTGGCTTTTTGCTGGCACTCGGGCTTTCGATCTACGTCTACTTCTTTGCCGGTGACCTTGGCGCCTCGAAGACGCAACAGCAGTCTCGCCGCCACGCCCTGCTGCACGGCCTGCTGCCGGCGCTGATGCCGGTGTTCGTGGTCGGCGCGATTCTCGCCGGCATCGTCACTCCGACCGAAGCCGCAGCCTTTGCCGTGGTCTACGCGCTGATTCTGGGGGTGGTGCTGTATCGCAACATCAAGCTCACTCATTTGCCGGCGATTTTCGCCCGCGCCATGCGCGACAGCGCCGTGATCATGGTGATAATGGGAGCCGTCGCTGCCGCCAACTGGGTGCTGACGTTCGAGCGGGTTCCCAACATGCTCACCGAGTGGGCGCTGATGAGCATCGACACCCAGTGGACCTTCCTGCTCGCGGTCATTGCGCTGCTGCTGGTCGTCGGGCTGTTCCTGGAAGGAATCGCCGCCATTCTGGTGCTGGTGCCCATCCTTCACCCGATCGCCATGGCACTGGGGATCGACCCGCTGCACTTCGGCATCGTGGTGATCTTCAACCTGATGATGGGGCTGATCACGCCGCCCATGGGGCTTTGCCTATTCGTCGCCGATTCGGTTTCCGGCGTCGGCATGGGCGCGATCATCCGGCGCATTCTGCCGATGCTGCTCGTCCAGTTTTTGATTCTGCTGCTGATCACCTTCGTGCCGACGCTGGTCACTTTCCTGCCAAGACTCTTTGGCTATTGA
- a CDS encoding CoA-transferase subunit beta: MEYTSSEMMTVTAARALENGSTCFVGIGLPSEAANLARLTHAPDVVLIYESGTLQTKPNVLPLSIGDGELAETALTTVAVPEMFRYWLQGGKIDVGFLGTAQIDKYCNLNTTLIGDYREPKVRLPGGGGAPEIATNAGEVFITLKHSNRAFVEQVDFVTTLGFGRDGKGRDDVPNIGKGPTRVISDLCVMKPDPETKELVVVSLHPGVTREQVQEATGWEIRFAEQLESTPEPDENELTILRELKARTDRAHAGQ, from the coding sequence ATCGAGTACACCTCTTCTGAAATGATGACGGTCACTGCGGCGCGCGCGCTTGAGAACGGTTCGACCTGCTTCGTGGGCATTGGCCTGCCATCGGAAGCCGCCAATCTGGCGCGGCTGACCCACGCCCCGGACGTGGTGCTGATTTATGAGTCCGGTACGCTGCAGACCAAACCCAACGTGCTGCCGCTCTCCATCGGCGATGGCGAGCTTGCCGAAACCGCGCTGACCACCGTCGCGGTGCCGGAGATGTTTCGCTACTGGCTGCAGGGCGGCAAGATCGACGTTGGCTTTCTGGGCACCGCCCAGATCGACAAGTACTGCAACCTCAACACCACGCTGATCGGCGACTACCGCGAGCCCAAGGTACGCCTGCCAGGCGGCGGCGGCGCCCCGGAAATCGCGACCAATGCCGGCGAAGTGTTCATTACGCTCAAGCACTCCAACCGTGCGTTCGTGGAGCAGGTCGATTTCGTCACCACACTCGGCTTTGGCCGGGACGGCAAGGGCCGCGATGACGTGCCCAACATCGGCAAGGGCCCGACCCGCGTGATTTCTGATCTCTGCGTGATGAAGCCCGACCCGGAGACCAAAGAGCTGGTGGTGGTGTCGCTGCACCCGGGGGTAACCCGCGAGCAGGTCCAGGAGGCCACCGGCTGGGAGATTCGCTTCGCCGAGCAGCTGGAAAGCACCCCGGAGCCCGACGAGAACGAGCTGACCATTCTGCGCGAGCTGAAAGCGCGCACCGATCGCGCCCACGCCGGCCAGTAA
- a CDS encoding alpha/beta fold hydrolase, giving the protein MAYLEFNGRSVAYRLLGAQTNPLVVLAHPLGMSQAVWDDVLPALLPRYRVLTWDLPGHGASQGVSGERVTPADLANEALALVDQAGDAHFYFVGTSIGGVIGQQLIEAHGDRLLSATLTNTGAVIGNPELWNTRAARVRDEGLAAMAEEIVPRWFGPRAFEASPALKAGWCVQMGRGDDESYAQLCEMLGRDTFTGKLSGKGVKVQLLGGSDDLATPPETLQGLASELDGAPLEVFDNVGHVPSVEAPARLAQTLLSVMAAELGDVANRGVSYATGLTTRKQVLGEEHVERSTKNANSLDAPFQQMITRLAWGELWSNEDLTRRERSLITTGILAALGREELTLHLKTAQRIGLSEAELRQVLMHVAIYAGVPAANHAFALAKELGWGE; this is encoded by the coding sequence ATGGCATATCTGGAGTTCAACGGCCGCAGCGTCGCCTATCGGCTGCTCGGCGCCCAGACCAACCCGCTGGTGGTACTGGCGCATCCGCTGGGCATGAGTCAGGCGGTGTGGGACGACGTTCTTCCGGCGCTTCTGCCGCGCTACCGCGTGCTGACCTGGGATCTGCCCGGTCACGGCGCAAGCCAGGGCGTGAGCGGCGAGCGCGTCACGCCGGCGGATCTCGCCAATGAGGCGCTGGCGCTGGTGGATCAGGCGGGAGACGCACACTTTTACTTCGTGGGCACGTCCATCGGCGGAGTGATCGGTCAGCAGTTGATCGAGGCGCACGGCGACCGGCTACTGTCGGCCACGCTCACCAATACCGGCGCGGTCATCGGCAATCCCGAGCTCTGGAACACCCGTGCCGCGCGGGTGCGTGATGAAGGGCTTGCGGCGATGGCCGAGGAGATCGTGCCACGCTGGTTCGGCCCCCGTGCGTTCGAGGCAAGCCCTGCGCTAAAAGCGGGGTGGTGCGTGCAGATGGGGCGCGGTGACGATGAGTCCTACGCTCAGCTCTGCGAAATGCTCGGCCGCGATACCTTCACCGGGAAGCTTTCCGGCAAGGGAGTGAAGGTTCAACTGCTTGGCGGTAGCGACGATCTGGCTACGCCGCCCGAGACGCTTCAGGGGCTGGCCTCCGAGCTCGACGGCGCGCCGCTCGAGGTGTTCGACAATGTTGGCCACGTGCCCTCCGTCGAGGCCCCGGCGCGCCTGGCGCAGACGCTTTTGAGCGTCATGGCGGCTGAACTTGGTGACGTGGCCAACCGGGGCGTGAGCTACGCCACGGGCCTGACCACGCGCAAGCAGGTGCTGGGCGAGGAGCACGTCGAGCGCTCCACCAAAAACGCCAACAGCCTGGACGCGCCTTTCCAGCAGATGATCACCCGCCTGGCCTGGGGTGAGCTCTGGAGCAACGAGGACCTGACCCGGCGCGAGCGCAGCCTGATCACCACCGGCATTTTGGCGGCGCTTGGCCGTGAAGAGCTGACGCTGCACTTGAAGACCGCCCAGCGCATCGGGTTATCCGAGGCCGAGCTTCGCCAGGTGCTGATGCACGTGGCGATCTACGCCGGTGTCCCTGCCGCCAACCACGCCTTTGCGCTGGCCAAGGAGCTGGGCTGGGGGGAATAA
- a CDS encoding adenylosuccinate lyase family protein: MPADFFKHPFMSRTALAACDENAVVDAMLAFELALAEVQEQGGALAEGTSRRLREQLQGATFDTAEIAQGIATGGNVAIPFVKQARALLDDELKSAWHKGATSQDVVDSALMLLLKPRLHALEAWLLRCRSAAIDLIQTHAETPMVGRTLMQQALPITFGVKVAHWAVGLEQARRRLMEIELPVQFGGAVGVHSGWDAEGLEWMDALATRLGLASPVLPWHTDRYPVHTLVTALDAVATATDKIALDISLMTQTEIGEVAEPAAPGMGESSSMPHKRNPVRCALIRSAARQVHGHTSVVINAAAQPLERGLGEWHAEWAPLTESALLVEGALEQAATLLEGLEVHAERMQRNLAATGGGIMAEPVAKLLAPALGTDKAKSVSAEAAEQARLNARPYAEVLADYPEVTNAVSRQALEKACDPALYLGSSTRQVERARQWLITV; encoded by the coding sequence ATGCCCGCTGACTTTTTCAAGCACCCCTTCATGAGTCGCACGGCACTGGCTGCCTGCGACGAGAACGCCGTGGTGGACGCCATGCTGGCCTTCGAGCTGGCGCTGGCCGAGGTTCAGGAGCAGGGGGGCGCGCTTGCCGAGGGTACGAGCCGGCGCCTGCGCGAACAGCTTCAAGGCGCTACCTTCGATACCGCCGAGATCGCCCAGGGGATCGCCACCGGCGGCAACGTGGCCATTCCCTTCGTCAAGCAGGCACGAGCGCTGCTCGACGACGAGCTCAAGAGCGCCTGGCACAAGGGCGCCACCAGCCAGGACGTGGTCGATTCGGCGCTGATGCTGCTGTTAAAGCCCCGCTTGCACGCTCTGGAAGCGTGGCTTCTGCGCTGCCGTTCGGCGGCCATCGACCTCATACAGACCCATGCCGAGACCCCCATGGTTGGGCGCACCCTCATGCAGCAGGCGCTGCCGATCACCTTCGGCGTCAAGGTGGCCCACTGGGCGGTAGGGCTCGAGCAGGCGCGGCGGCGCTTGATGGAAATCGAGCTGCCCGTCCAGTTCGGCGGCGCGGTGGGTGTGCATTCCGGGTGGGACGCAGAGGGCCTTGAGTGGATGGACGCGCTGGCAACCCGGCTGGGCCTGGCTTCGCCGGTGCTGCCTTGGCATACCGACCGCTATCCGGTGCATACGCTCGTCACCGCGCTCGACGCCGTGGCCACTGCTACCGACAAGATCGCCCTGGATATTTCCCTGATGACCCAGACCGAAATCGGCGAGGTGGCCGAGCCCGCTGCGCCCGGCATGGGCGAATCCTCGTCGATGCCCCACAAGCGCAATCCGGTGCGCTGTGCGCTGATTCGCAGTGCCGCGCGCCAGGTCCATGGCCATACGAGCGTGGTAATCAATGCCGCTGCCCAGCCTCTCGAGCGGGGGCTGGGCGAATGGCACGCCGAATGGGCGCCGCTGACCGAGAGCGCGCTGCTGGTGGAGGGGGCGCTTGAGCAGGCGGCGACCCTGCTCGAGGGGCTGGAGGTTCACGCCGAGCGGATGCAGCGCAACCTGGCGGCCACCGGGGGCGGCATCATGGCGGAGCCGGTGGCGAAGCTGCTGGCACCGGCGCTGGGAACGGATAAAGCGAAATCCGTGAGCGCCGAGGCCGCGGAGCAGGCCCGCCTGAACGCGCGCCCCTACGCTGAGGTGTTGGCCGACTATCCCGAGGTCACCAACGCCGTATCCCGGCAGGCGCTGGAGAAAGCCTGCGATCCGGCTTTATACCTTGGTAGCAGTACGCGACAGGTCGAGCGCGCCAGGCAGTGGCTTATCACTGTATAA
- a CDS encoding TRAP transporter small permease has protein sequence MSSLLARLQRGLILFNAGLAGLAMILIFFLVAGNAFARYTYGGSISWGEDTAIYLMIYGLMFGMAWAYLQDKHIGFDLIRRLLPARWLRWQAILIDLVVMAVGIALVVSAIEFIDARGSRTSASTGMPMWLYQASMLLGGGLLSLSALIMGALRLTTPADQEVAP, from the coding sequence ATGTCGTCTCTTCTCGCCCGGCTGCAACGTGGCCTGATCCTGTTCAACGCCGGCTTGGCCGGCCTTGCCATGATTTTGATCTTTTTCCTGGTGGCGGGTAACGCCTTCGCCCGCTACACCTACGGCGGCTCCATCAGCTGGGGCGAAGATACCGCCATCTACCTGATGATCTACGGGCTGATGTTTGGTATGGCGTGGGCGTATCTACAGGACAAGCACATCGGCTTCGACCTCATTCGCCGGTTGCTGCCGGCGCGTTGGCTACGCTGGCAGGCGATCTTGATCGACCTGGTGGTGATGGCGGTGGGCATCGCACTGGTGGTCTCGGCCATCGAGTTCATCGACGCCAGGGGAAGTCGCACCTCGGCGAGTACCGGCATGCCGATGTGGCTGTACCAAGCCTCGATGCTGCTCGGCGGCGGGCTCTTGAGCCTGTCAGCCCTGATCATGGGCGCACTGAGATTAACCACGCCCGCCGACCAGGAGGTGGCGCCATGA
- a CDS encoding DctP family TRAP transporter solute-binding subunit — translation MSSRPNRTILKRALTAAVATAVLTATAQASAQTLRFAHVDPDDWTTSKKGAAGQVFKNLVEAETDLTVELYPAGSLGGETELIEGAQDGTISIAMVSGAYANFCPAVAVTDIPYTFPSAPVAWSVMDGEFGDALAEHCLEQTGLRTLAYGETGFRHFTNSVRAIHSPEDMAGLKFRVQTIPLYLEMVSALGAEPQGIAWGEVPTALATGVVDGQENPISVIYGNNFYEFQDYLTLDGHVYGVDHLLINDEIFQSLTEEEQAAVKRAAVVAGNTGRVIQQFNSAEGIAKLQEEGMEVTQPTAEELEAFREAAQPPVQAYLSEELGDDAAWIDRLSSAVEEASARF, via the coding sequence ATGTCATCACGCCCAAACCGCACCATTCTCAAACGCGCGCTGACCGCCGCCGTCGCCACCGCCGTGCTGACCGCCACCGCCCAGGCGAGCGCTCAGACGCTACGCTTCGCCCACGTCGACCCGGATGATTGGACCACCTCCAAGAAAGGCGCGGCCGGCCAAGTCTTCAAAAACCTGGTGGAAGCCGAGACGGACCTGACCGTCGAGCTCTATCCGGCGGGCTCACTTGGTGGCGAAACCGAACTGATCGAAGGCGCCCAAGACGGCACCATCAGTATTGCCATGGTGTCCGGTGCCTACGCCAACTTCTGCCCGGCGGTGGCCGTGACGGACATTCCCTACACCTTCCCGTCCGCTCCGGTGGCGTGGTCGGTCATGGACGGCGAATTCGGCGACGCGCTGGCCGAGCACTGCCTGGAGCAAACAGGCCTTCGCACCCTGGCCTACGGCGAAACCGGTTTTCGCCACTTCACCAACTCGGTGCGCGCGATCCACTCGCCGGAGGACATGGCGGGTCTGAAATTCCGTGTGCAAACCATTCCGCTGTATCTCGAGATGGTGAGCGCGCTGGGTGCCGAACCTCAGGGCATCGCCTGGGGCGAAGTGCCGACGGCGCTGGCCACCGGCGTGGTCGACGGTCAGGAAAATCCGATTTCGGTGATCTACGGCAACAACTTCTACGAGTTCCAGGACTACCTGACCCTGGACGGCCACGTCTACGGCGTCGATCACCTGTTGATCAACGACGAAATCTTCCAGTCGCTGACCGAGGAAGAGCAGGCCGCGGTGAAACGCGCCGCCGTGGTGGCGGGCAACACCGGTCGCGTCATCCAGCAGTTCAACTCTGCCGAGGGCATCGCCAAGCTGCAAGAAGAAGGCATGGAAGTTACCCAGCCCACCGCCGAAGAGCTCGAAGCCTTCCGCGAAGCAGCGCAGCCGCCGGTGCAGGCGTACCTGAGCGAGGAGCTGGGCGATGACGCCGCGTGGATCGATCGTCTCTCTTCCGCCGTAGAAGAGGCTTCCGCACGCTTTTAA
- the pcaF gene encoding 3-oxoadipyl-CoA thiolase yields MSDVYLCHPRRTAVGRFGGTLAPVRPDDMAATIFKAVLAEAPQLDPAAIEEVFMGCANQAGEDNRNVARMASLLAGIPTSVPGTTMNRLCGSGMDAVGTAFRAIKAGEMALALAGGVESMSRAPYVMGKADSAYSRGQKIEDTTIGWRFVNPIMKKSFGIDSMPETAENVAEQFNISREDQDAFALRSQQKAAAAQKAGRFTREITAIEIPRRKQEPLVFDTDEHPRETTLEKLAGLPTPFRDGGSVTAGNASGVNDGAAAMLVASEEAVKRHGLEPMAKIIGMATAGVEPRIMGYGPVPAVKKLLERTGVSLDDIDVFEFNEAFAAQALACMRDLGLEDDDPRVNPNGGAIALGHPLGMSGARLLLTAAFELQQSGKRYALCTMCVGVGQGISTLIERA; encoded by the coding sequence ATGAGCGATGTCTATTTGTGTCACCCCCGCCGCACGGCGGTCGGCCGCTTTGGTGGGACGCTCGCCCCGGTACGCCCGGACGATATGGCCGCGACGATTTTCAAGGCGGTTCTTGCCGAGGCGCCACAGCTCGACCCGGCGGCCATCGAGGAAGTCTTCATGGGCTGCGCCAACCAGGCCGGCGAGGACAACCGCAACGTGGCGCGCATGGCGTCGCTTTTAGCGGGCATTCCCACCTCGGTGCCCGGCACCACCATGAACCGTCTGTGCGGTTCGGGCATGGACGCCGTGGGCACCGCGTTTCGCGCCATCAAGGCGGGCGAAATGGCGTTGGCACTTGCCGGCGGCGTGGAGTCGATGTCCCGGGCGCCCTATGTGATGGGCAAGGCCGATAGCGCCTACTCGCGCGGCCAAAAAATCGAGGACACCACCATCGGCTGGCGCTTCGTCAATCCGATCATGAAAAAGTCCTTCGGCATCGACTCCATGCCGGAGACCGCGGAAAACGTCGCCGAGCAGTTCAATATTTCGCGCGAAGACCAGGACGCCTTTGCGCTGCGCTCCCAGCAGAAGGCCGCCGCTGCGCAAAAGGCCGGGCGCTTTACGCGCGAGATCACCGCCATCGAGATTCCCCGCCGCAAGCAGGAACCGCTGGTGTTCGATACCGACGAGCATCCGCGGGAAACCACGCTGGAGAAGCTCGCGGGGCTCCCCACGCCGTTTCGTGACGGCGGCAGCGTCACCGCCGGCAATGCTTCCGGCGTCAACGACGGCGCCGCCGCCATGCTGGTGGCAAGCGAGGAGGCGGTGAAGCGTCACGGTCTTGAGCCGATGGCGAAGATCATCGGCATGGCCACCGCCGGGGTCGAGCCGCGCATCATGGGTTACGGCCCGGTGCCCGCGGTCAAAAAGCTTCTGGAGCGCACCGGCGTGTCGCTCGACGACATCGACGTGTTCGAGTTTAACGAAGCCTTCGCTGCTCAGGCGCTCGCCTGTATGCGCGATCTGGGGCTTGAAGACGACGACCCGCGGGTCAACCCCAACGGCGGCGCAATTGCGCTTGGCCACCCGCTCGGCATGTCCGGCGCGCGGCTGTTGCTCACCGCCGCCTTTGAGCTACAGCAAAGCGGCAAGCGCTACGCCCTGTGCACCATGTGCGTCGGTGTTGGCCAGGGTATCTCCACGCTGATCGAACGCGCCTGA
- a CDS encoding aldehyde dehydrogenase: protein MTPVQLFIDGQSCPASEGATFDRCNPLSGDAVSRTAAASPADANRAVEAAERAFPAWSQTGPGERRAKLNKAADLMEARQQAFIDAMVDETGATPGWAGFNVMVAANVLRESASLTTQIQGDVIPSNVPGSMAMGVRVPCGVVVGIAPWNAPIILGTRALAGPLACGNSVILKASEMCPKTHALIGEVLHEAGLGDGVVNVIHNDPTQAAAVVSTLIEHPAVRRVNFTGSTHVGRIIAEQAARHLKPVLLELGGKAPFLVLDDADIDAAVEAAAFGAFFNQGQICMSTERLIVDEAVADEFAEKLAAKAKTLRAGDPREEGNALGTLIAPAAGDKLNGLIDDATGKGARLACGGKAEGVVMQPTLLDGVTAEMRLYAEESFGPLVAMMRVKGEEEAIRIANDSEYGLSGAVFTRDSARGLRVAGQIVTGICHINAPTVHDEPQMPFGGVKNSGYGRFGGKAVIEEFTDLRWLTLQTGPRHYPI, encoded by the coding sequence ATGACCCCAGTTCAGCTATTCATCGATGGTCAATCGTGCCCCGCCTCAGAGGGCGCCACCTTCGATCGCTGTAATCCGCTTAGCGGTGACGCGGTGTCTCGGACAGCGGCGGCGTCGCCTGCCGACGCCAACCGCGCCGTGGAAGCGGCCGAGCGCGCGTTCCCGGCCTGGTCGCAAACGGGCCCGGGCGAGCGGCGCGCCAAACTCAACAAGGCCGCCGACCTGATGGAGGCGCGCCAGCAAGCGTTTATCGACGCTATGGTGGATGAAACCGGGGCGACGCCGGGCTGGGCCGGATTCAACGTGATGGTAGCGGCCAACGTACTGCGCGAGTCGGCGTCGTTGACGACGCAGATCCAGGGCGACGTGATTCCTTCGAACGTGCCGGGGAGCATGGCGATGGGCGTGCGCGTTCCCTGCGGCGTGGTGGTCGGCATCGCGCCCTGGAACGCGCCCATCATTCTCGGTACCCGGGCGCTGGCCGGGCCACTGGCCTGCGGTAACAGCGTCATCCTGAAAGCCTCGGAGATGTGCCCTAAAACCCACGCGCTGATTGGGGAGGTGCTACATGAGGCGGGCCTGGGTGACGGTGTGGTCAACGTCATCCACAACGACCCGACACAGGCGGCGGCCGTGGTCAGCACGCTGATCGAGCATCCAGCGGTGCGGCGCGTCAACTTTACCGGCTCTACCCACGTCGGACGGATTATCGCCGAGCAGGCCGCCAGGCACTTGAAGCCCGTGCTGCTGGAGTTGGGGGGAAAAGCACCGTTTCTGGTGCTCGACGATGCGGACATCGATGCGGCGGTCGAGGCGGCGGCCTTTGGCGCCTTCTTCAATCAGGGCCAGATCTGCATGTCCACCGAGCGCCTGATCGTCGATGAGGCCGTGGCCGACGAGTTCGCAGAGAAGCTCGCGGCGAAGGCGAAGACCCTGCGTGCCGGCGACCCGCGCGAAGAGGGTAACGCCCTGGGCACGCTCATCGCGCCGGCCGCTGGCGACAAACTCAACGGGCTGATCGACGACGCCACTGGCAAGGGCGCGCGGCTCGCCTGTGGCGGCAAGGCGGAAGGTGTGGTCATGCAGCCGACGCTGCTCGATGGCGTGACCGCCGAAATGCGGCTGTACGCCGAGGAGTCCTTCGGCCCGTTGGTCGCGATGATGCGCGTCAAGGGTGAAGAGGAGGCCATCCGCATCGCCAACGACAGCGAGTACGGCCTATCCGGCGCGGTGTTTACGCGTGATAGCGCCCGCGGACTGCGCGTGGCCGGCCAGATCGTCACCGGCATCTGTCATATCAACGCGCCCACGGTACACGACGAGCCCCAGATGCCGTTTGGCGGCGTCAAAAACAGCGGCTACGGCCGGTTCGGTGGCAAGGCGGTAATCGAGGAGTTCACCGACCTGCGCTGGCTGACGCTTCAGACCGGCCCGCGCCACTATCCCATTTAA